A single region of the Silene latifolia isolate original U9 population chromosome 8, ASM4854445v1, whole genome shotgun sequence genome encodes:
- the LOC141594925 gene encoding uncharacterized protein LOC141594925 — protein sequence MVLQLLQKKIVTGSYTKVKGHLLKLPNHNVEKCLAISNEVLTELLQEHNLAESRKNRENEEAKKRQAYVTLPSGSDLVQPKKRKGTVTECFNMAERDDADKECARMIYACSLPFSLVVNPHFKRFVSKLGGYKLSGYVPPSYNRLRTTLLAQEKAHIDGLLQPFRDSWKKKGLSLCSDGWTDRQRHPLINMMATSGGGDMFLKAYDTSGKTKGADYVSSLFLETIEKVGANNVVQIITDNAANFKAAATLIEVKYPHIFWTPCVVHSLNLALRSICDPTENSNHYDQCKWISTMTEACQSIRQFVLQHTKALNIFNKYSKLTLLTIAETRFASHIIMYERLLEVKDAVVRMILDDEWKMFRKTIYEKKADFVKECVLFDTWWDKVEYFLEFTTPLNKFLRFTDTDTPCLHMVYDMWDSMIEDVRSIILKHEEKDLISEKSAFFYAIQIVFETRWNKSNTPLHCLAHSLVSKYYCQNWLDEGNSLTPRVAPNEDQEVSQNRNLCFKRLFPNPDDLKNVYAEYGRFAMGLEYFSENYIVDARSTEEPLTWWANYGASTPMLQSLAFKLLSQPASSSCCERNWSIFSLVQRIKRSRLSPQMLDYLVFVHCNMRILDRKREEVPSLPTVTNNTGEDEGSSEVNADDFVDLDV from the exons ATGGTCTTGCAACTATTGCAAAAAAAAATTGTCACTGGATCATACACAAAGGTTAAGGGCCATTTACTGAAGTTACCTAATCATAATGTCGAAAAATGCTTAGCTATTTCGAATGAAGTATTAACAGAACTCCTCCAGGAACACAACCTAGCCGAGTCGAGGAAGAACAGGGAGAACGAAGAAGCAAAAAAAAGGCAAGCGTATGTCACCCTGCCTTCTGGTTCTGATCTAGTTCAACCAAAGAAAAGAAAGGGGACAGTAACGGAATGTTTCAATATGGCCGAAAGAGATGATGCTGACAAAGAGTGTGCTCGAATGATCTACGCTTGTTCGTTGCCATTTTCTCTAGTTGTAAATCCTCATTTCAAGCGGTTTGTCAGTAAACTGGGAGGGTACAAGTTATCTGGTTATGTTCCACCATCATACAATAGGCTCAGAACCACCCTATTAGCACAAGAAAAGGCACACATTGATGGTCTACTTCAGCCTTTCCGAGACTCATGGAAAAAGAAGGGTCTCTCACTTTGCTCAGATGGCTGGACTGATAGGCAACGGCACCCTCTGATTAACATGATGGCTACTTCTGGAGGAGGCGATATGTTCTTGAAAGCCTATGATACAAGTGGAAAAACAAAGGGTGCTGATTATGTTTCCAGTCTCTTCTTGGAAACAATTGAGAAGGTAGGAGCTAACAATGTTGTGCAAATCATCACCGATAATGCCGCAAATTTCAAAGCTGCCGCAACGCTTATCGAGGTTAAGTACCCTCACATTTTTTGGACTCCTTGCGTCGTACATTCTTTGAATTTAGCTCTTAGGTCTATATGTGATCCTACTGAAAATTCCAACCATTATGATCAGTGTAAGTGGATCTCGACCATGACTGAAGCGTGTCAAAGTATCAGGCAGTTTGTTTTGCAACATACAAAGGCTTtaaatatttttaataaatataGCAAGCTTACTTTGTTAACCATAGCCGAAACACGATTTGCTTCACATATCATAATGTACGAACGTTTGTTGGAAGTAAAAGACGCAGTTGTTAGAATGATACTTGATGATGAATGGAAGATGTTTAGGAAAACTATATATGAGAAGAAAGCGGACTTTGTGAAAGAATGTGTATTATTTGATACATGGTGGGATAAAGTAGAGTACTTTTTGGAATTTACAACCCCTTTGAACAAATTCCTTAGGTTTACCGATACCGATACTCCGTGTTTACATATGGTTTATGACATGTGGGACTCGATGATTGAGGATGTTAGATCAATTATCCTCAAACATGAGGAGAAAGACTTGATAAGTGAAAAGTCTGCATTTTTTTATGCAATACAAATTGTGTTCGAGACCCGTTGGAACAAAAGCAATACACCCCTTCACTGTTTGGCTCACTCATTGGTTTCGAAATATTATTGTCAAAATTGGTTGGATGAGGGGAACAGTTTAACTCCGAGGGTTGCCCCAAACGAAGACCAAGAGGTTTCCCAGAATAGAAACTTGTGTTTTAAGAGGTTGTTTCCAAATCCGGATGACTTGAAAAATGTCTATGCCGAGTATGGTCGTTTTGCTATGGGATTGGAATATTTCAGTGAAAATTACATAGTGGATGCGAGGTCAACTGAGGAGCCCTTGACTTGGTGGGCAAATTATGGAGCATCGACACCTATGCTTCAGTCCCTCGCATTTAAACTCTTATCTCAGCCCGCTTCATCGTCGTGTTGCGAACGGAATTGGAGCATATTTTCTCTAGTACAAAGGATAAAACGGTCAAGGCTATCCCCTCAAATGTTGGATTATTTAGTGTTCGTTCATTGTAATATGCGTATTCTTGATCGCAAGCGGGAGGAAGTGCCTTCACTTCCCACGGTGACTAACAACACAG GAGAGGATGAAGGTTCGAGTGAGGTCAATGCTGATGATTTCGTTGATTTGGACGTTTAA